A window of Desulfocurvibacter africanus subsp. africanus DSM 2603 contains these coding sequences:
- a CDS encoding MFS transporter yields MRKLYLDPRLQMVFGVTLMVVLGVSSIFPVIPDIMAEFGLSPAEVGLIITAFTLPGIVMAPVGGMLADRLGRKAVLVPALVLFGVAGTLCAFAPSLSWLLGLRFLQGMGAGALGVLANTLIGDLCHGPQLTQAMGYNAGVLSFGTAIYPAIGGLLGLIGWHVPFILPIVALPLAWVIMRKLDVSPPERSENFGAYLRSALKSMRNGPVRYIFLATTVSFILLYGPVVTFLPILLSRRFEASPATIGLIVSSASLFSALASSQLGRLSMRFGETKLLGASYVFYALSFGLVPFLNGKWLFFLPLGLFGMAQGLAMPSITTLLTRLAPREYRGGYMAVYGMLLRLSQTVAPPLMAGVHALFGIAAVYWTGSALALAMLVTVLLLLQPSACRAEAEGKL; encoded by the coding sequence ATGCGCAAGCTCTATCTTGATCCACGACTGCAGATGGTCTTTGGTGTCACGCTCATGGTCGTACTGGGCGTGTCCTCCATATTTCCCGTCATTCCGGATATCATGGCCGAGTTCGGGCTTTCTCCGGCGGAGGTCGGGCTAATCATCACCGCTTTCACGCTGCCGGGCATCGTCATGGCCCCAGTCGGCGGCATGCTCGCCGACCGCCTGGGACGCAAAGCCGTGCTCGTGCCCGCGCTGGTTCTGTTCGGCGTGGCCGGTACCCTCTGCGCCTTCGCGCCAAGCCTGTCCTGGCTGCTCGGGCTGCGCTTTCTCCAGGGCATGGGTGCGGGCGCGCTGGGCGTTCTGGCCAACACGCTCATCGGCGACTTGTGCCATGGCCCACAACTCACGCAAGCAATGGGCTACAACGCGGGTGTGCTCAGCTTCGGCACGGCGATCTACCCGGCCATCGGCGGCCTGCTCGGGCTTATCGGCTGGCATGTGCCGTTCATTCTGCCCATCGTGGCCCTGCCCTTGGCCTGGGTCATCATGCGCAAGCTGGACGTCTCGCCGCCCGAGCGCAGCGAAAATTTCGGGGCCTACCTGCGCTCGGCCCTGAAAAGCATGCGTAACGGCCCGGTCCGTTATATTTTCCTGGCCACCACGGTTTCCTTCATCCTGCTCTACGGTCCGGTGGTCACCTTTCTGCCCATTCTTTTGAGCAGGCGCTTCGAGGCCTCGCCCGCAACCATCGGCCTGATAGTATCCTCGGCATCGCTGTTCTCGGCCCTGGCCTCCTCGCAACTCGGGCGGCTGTCCATGCGCTTCGGCGAAACCAAGCTGCTCGGCGCGAGCTACGTGTTCTACGCCTTGTCCTTCGGCTTGGTGCCCTTCCTGAACGGCAAGTGGCTTTTCTTCCTTCCCCTGGGACTCTTCGGCATGGCCCAAGGCTTGGCCATGCCCAGCATCACCACGCTCCTCACCAGGCTCGCACCGCGCGAGTACCGTGGCGGCTACATGGCCGTGTACGGCATGCTTCTACGCTTGAGCCAGACCGTGGCCCCGCCGCTCATGGCCGGCGTGCACGCCCTGTTCGGCATCGCCGCCGTATACTGGACCGGCAGCGCACTGGCCCTGGCCATGCTAGTCACGGTGCTCTTGCTCCTGCAGCCATCCGCCTGCCGGGCCGAGGCCGAAGGCAAGCTGTAA
- a CDS encoding cell division protein FtsX, protein MRTFLRLVWRGVKEMALHPWAQLLTLAAVTLVAFLAGLFLLFLHNLEQRIAATQGHVEFHLYWRSDGNQNQVEAQWRELRQLEGLESMQTYTPKQALDHLATSLNAGGTGGRFGWMKDADKLLPATALLNFSVPTEKTDWAKAMLDKLRKLPGLDSVHYNPLQYDMARTWSRLSNRMVWLLVSFLAVVAGLSVGNTIKLSLYSRRSELEILHLVGATESYIRMPLLVEGAVLGAVGSFLALGLLKLLQLTADSMLNVPPLLIQVQFLPQTTVLSLAAVLTGVCVLSSWVAVSR, encoded by the coding sequence ATGCGCACCTTCTTGCGCTTGGTCTGGCGCGGCGTGAAAGAAATGGCCCTGCACCCCTGGGCTCAGCTGCTAACCTTGGCCGCAGTGACGCTGGTGGCCTTCCTGGCCGGACTGTTCCTGCTTTTCCTGCACAACCTGGAGCAGCGCATCGCCGCGACCCAGGGCCATGTGGAATTCCATCTTTACTGGCGCTCCGACGGCAACCAGAATCAGGTGGAGGCGCAATGGCGGGAGCTGCGCCAGTTGGAGGGGCTGGAATCCATGCAGACCTATACGCCCAAGCAGGCCTTGGATCACTTGGCGACGTCCCTGAACGCCGGCGGCACGGGCGGCCGTTTCGGTTGGATGAAGGATGCGGACAAGCTCCTGCCCGCCACGGCCCTGCTGAACTTCAGCGTGCCCACGGAGAAAACGGATTGGGCCAAGGCGATGCTGGACAAGCTCAGGAAGCTGCCCGGCCTGGATTCAGTGCACTACAATCCGTTGCAGTACGACATGGCGCGCACCTGGAGCAGGCTGAGCAACAGGATGGTCTGGCTGCTGGTGAGCTTCCTGGCCGTGGTGGCCGGCCTGTCCGTGGGCAACACCATCAAGCTGTCCCTCTACTCGCGCAGAAGCGAGCTCGAAATACTGCACCTGGTGGGCGCCACCGAGAGCTACATCCGCATGCCGCTCCTGGTCGAGGGCGCCGTGCTCGGCGCAGTGGGCAGCTTTCTGGCCCTGGGGCTGCTCAAGCTCCTGCAACTCACGGCCGATTCCATGCTGAATGTCCCGCCGCTGCTTATCCAGGTCCAGTTCCTGCCGCAGACCACGGTGCTGTCCCTGGCCGCCGTGCTCACGGGCGTGTGCGTGCTGAGCAGTTGGGTGGCCGTCTCGCGCTGA
- the ftsE gene encoding cell division ATP-binding protein FtsE, whose translation MLRLTKVSYNFGSNWALKNISFSLHKGDFLFLTGPSGAGKTTLLRLLYGALPLTRGLAQVAGFQLKGLHRRQLPQLRRQIGVVFQDFKILPLRTAFDNVALALEVRGTPQQLVERRVRAVLRALELEDKAHVQCEKLSGGEQQRVAIARSVVINPQLILADEPTGNLDPELSTRLMDVFKQFHTFGTTIIMATHSPDIVHSQPEAKVLHLEHGGIAAASFPLDEVEGVPEEWL comes from the coding sequence ATGCTCCGGCTGACAAAGGTATCCTACAATTTCGGGTCCAATTGGGCCTTGAAGAACATCTCCTTCTCCCTGCACAAGGGCGATTTCCTCTTTCTCACCGGGCCGTCCGGAGCAGGCAAAACCACGCTACTGCGTCTTTTGTACGGCGCGTTGCCGCTCACGCGCGGCCTGGCGCAGGTGGCCGGCTTTCAACTCAAGGGGCTCCACCGCAGGCAGTTGCCGCAGTTGCGTCGGCAGATCGGCGTGGTCTTCCAAGACTTCAAGATTCTGCCCCTGCGTACGGCTTTCGACAACGTGGCCCTGGCCCTGGAGGTGCGCGGCACGCCGCAGCAGCTCGTCGAGCGCCGCGTGCGGGCCGTGCTGCGCGCCCTGGAGCTGGAGGACAAGGCCCACGTGCAGTGCGAGAAGCTTTCGGGCGGAGAGCAGCAACGCGTGGCCATCGCCCGCTCGGTGGTCATCAATCCGCAACTCATCCTGGCCGACGAGCCCACGGGCAACCTGGACCCGGAGCTATCCACACGGCTCATGGACGTGTTCAAGCAGTTCCATACCTTCGGCACGACCATCATCATGGCCACGCACAGCCCGGATATCGTGCATTCCCAACCCGAGGCCAAGGTTCTGCATCTGGAGCACGGCGGCATTGCCGCCGCGAGCTTCCCCCTGGACGAGGTCGAGGGCGTGCCCGAGGAGTGGCTGTAA
- a CDS encoding PH domain-containing protein produces MARTQEARTHESKTYPSRVDLWIAVTIGTALMLPLLGGIWHLYDAPAEEKSSALIILLPPLLAGLGLLAIGVPIRYELTDTSLIVKHGFLRQVIPLARIDGAELTSSSASAPAWSLRRLRIDYRSKDGRRAHVHISPKGRQDFLQHLWLACPLIDSPEARRFRRRLEALTGY; encoded by the coding sequence ATGGCCCGCACGCAGGAAGCCCGCACACACGAGTCAAAGACGTACCCCAGCAGAGTGGATTTGTGGATAGCCGTCACCATCGGCACGGCTCTCATGCTCCCGCTGCTTGGCGGAATCTGGCACCTGTACGACGCTCCGGCCGAAGAGAAATCCTCGGCGCTCATTATCCTGTTGCCGCCACTCCTGGCCGGGCTAGGTTTGCTGGCCATCGGCGTGCCCATCCGCTACGAGCTGACGGACACGAGCCTGATCGTCAAACACGGCTTCCTGCGCCAGGTCATCCCGCTGGCGCGTATCGATGGAGCAGAGCTTACCAGCAGCTCCGCGAGCGCGCCGGCCTGGTCCCTGCGCCGCCTGCGCATCGATTATCGAAGCAAGGACGGCCGCAGGGCCCACGTGCATATCTCGCCCAAGGGCCGCCAGGATTTCCTGCAGCATCTCTGGTTGGCCTGCCCGCTCATCGATTCGCCCGAGGCGCGCCGCTTCCGCCGTCGGTTGGAGGCGCTGACCGGGTATTGA
- a CDS encoding RluA family pseudouridine synthase, whose amino-acid sequence MPSVSHIEVTPAEAGHKLLQFLERRLGKGVPRALVMKWLRTGQLRVDGRRAKPFDRLEAGQTVRVPPYEAVVEPEGQPLRARPLTIIHEDDELLVIAKPAGLASQPGSGLTDSVQTRLKALYAGADFMPSCAHRLDMDTSGLLVAGKTYQSVRRLGDLFASGGVDKTYLAWVQGQWPEQGQILLRDHIIKDGRAHVRIGADNAPDGEQGKLALARVRPMARRPDATLLAVELLTGRTHQIRIQLASRGHPVLGDRKYGRRPHATHLLLHAWKLRLPDREFTLLPDWPQDYMPPEGLA is encoded by the coding sequence ATGCCGTCCGTCAGCCACATAGAAGTCACTCCGGCCGAAGCGGGCCACAAGCTGCTCCAGTTCCTTGAGCGCAGGCTCGGCAAGGGCGTGCCGCGAGCCCTGGTCATGAAGTGGCTGCGCACGGGGCAGTTGCGCGTGGATGGCCGCCGCGCCAAGCCCTTTGACCGCCTGGAAGCGGGCCAGACCGTGCGTGTGCCGCCGTATGAGGCGGTCGTAGAGCCCGAAGGCCAGCCCCTGCGCGCGCGGCCCCTGACCATCATCCACGAGGACGACGAACTGCTCGTCATCGCCAAGCCCGCTGGCCTGGCCAGCCAGCCCGGCTCCGGCCTGACAGACTCGGTGCAGACTCGACTGAAGGCCCTGTACGCCGGCGCCGATTTCATGCCCTCCTGCGCCCACCGCCTGGACATGGACACCTCGGGCCTGCTGGTGGCCGGCAAGACCTACCAAAGCGTGCGCCGCCTGGGCGACCTGTTCGCCTCGGGCGGCGTGGACAAGACATATCTGGCCTGGGTTCAGGGCCAATGGCCCGAGCAGGGTCAAATCCTGCTGCGGGACCATATCATCAAGGACGGCCGGGCCCACGTGCGCATCGGCGCTGACAACGCGCCGGATGGCGAGCAGGGCAAGCTGGCCCTGGCTCGCGTACGCCCTATGGCGCGCCGGCCCGACGCCACCTTGCTGGCGGTGGAACTGCTCACCGGCCGCACGCATCAGATCCGCATCCAGCTGGCCAGCCGCGGCCATCCCGTGCTGGGCGACCGCAAGTACGGACGCCGCCCGCATGCGACTCACCTGCTCTTGCATGCCTGGAAACTCCGGCTCCCGGACCGGGAGTTTACCTTGTTGCCCGACTGGCCGCAGGACTACATGCCGCCGGAAGGTCTGGCTTGA
- a CDS encoding ABC transporter substrate-binding protein, whose product MLHRALLVLIMFLIAAPASAMAEDVILVGGLFAESGPAAFVGTPSRLVAEMAVEEINAAGGVLGKKLKLIIYDTESDANLALRNARKLVEQDKVLAIIGPTSTGSGMAMKQYIEGRGVPVLMTVGGDPVIAGGRFGPYKWTFKVPQRTSTAVRKIYTHLKAKGVTRIALLTATDGFGKDGAEQLQKLAPEFGLNVVASEVMDAKGNDFSAQAFKLAIAKPEAVIVWTIGPAGAIASKNFHTLPGQKPLIIQSHGQPDPKFVELAGPAAEGVLMPGTKIMIPAELSGSDPQRALITKFLAEYARRGLDRQFPINTHSGYAYDAVLLLKDALTRAGKADPEALRQALESAKGVVGISGVFTTGPEDHNGLDTDSLAMLMVRNGKFTLAK is encoded by the coding sequence ATGTTGCATAGAGCGCTGCTTGTCCTGATCATGTTCCTGATTGCCGCGCCTGCTTCCGCCATGGCCGAAGACGTTATCCTCGTGGGCGGGCTGTTCGCCGAGTCCGGCCCGGCTGCCTTCGTGGGCACGCCCAGCCGTTTGGTGGCCGAGATGGCCGTGGAGGAGATCAACGCCGCCGGCGGCGTGCTGGGCAAGAAGCTCAAGCTGATCATCTATGATACCGAGTCCGACGCCAACCTGGCTCTGCGCAATGCCCGCAAGCTCGTGGAGCAGGACAAGGTGCTGGCCATCATCGGACCCACCAGCACGGGCTCGGGCATGGCCATGAAGCAGTATATCGAGGGGCGCGGCGTACCCGTGCTCATGACCGTGGGCGGCGATCCCGTCATCGCCGGCGGCCGCTTCGGGCCGTACAAGTGGACCTTCAAGGTGCCTCAGCGCACCTCCACGGCCGTGCGCAAGATCTACACCCATCTCAAGGCCAAGGGCGTTACGCGCATCGCCTTGCTTACGGCTACCGACGGCTTCGGCAAGGACGGCGCCGAGCAGCTCCAAAAACTTGCCCCGGAGTTCGGCCTGAACGTGGTGGCTTCCGAGGTGATGGACGCCAAGGGCAACGATTTCTCGGCCCAGGCCTTCAAGCTCGCCATTGCCAAGCCCGAGGCGGTCATTGTCTGGACCATCGGCCCGGCCGGGGCCATCGCCAGCAAGAACTTTCACACCCTGCCGGGCCAGAAGCCGCTCATCATCCAGTCCCACGGCCAGCCCGATCCCAAGTTCGTTGAGCTTGCAGGCCCGGCGGCCGAGGGCGTGCTCATGCCCGGCACCAAGATCATGATTCCGGCCGAGCTGTCCGGCAGCGACCCTCAGAGGGCGCTCATCACCAAGTTTCTGGCCGAGTATGCCCGCCGCGGCCTGGACAGGCAGTTCCCCATCAACACGCACTCGGGCTATGCCTATGATGCCGTGCTCCTGCTCAAGGACGCCCTGACCAGGGCTGGCAAGGCCGACCCCGAGGCCCTGCGCCAGGCCCTGGAGAGCGCCAAGGGCGTTGTAGGCATCTCCGGCGTGTTCACCACCGGCCCCGAGGATCACAACGGCCTGGACACCGATTCCCTGGCCATGCTGATGGTAAGGAACGGAAAGTTCACCCTGGCCAAGTAA
- a CDS encoding tetratricopeptide repeat protein → MPKALKRIILAVGLSLTLAAGCGDGKDAASVRLEKARNAYNQGLYLEAEADYERFLQEHSQHPARWEAWGRLLDITFSIKNDQEKGVILLEAMLLEYGEDQEKAAYVLQRIGDFYAEQKQWDKAIEKWAKGRRLSGQQVDSQWPFLLRMARAYRAMHNYDMARETLAYGMKGLKDSKSVAACKYDLAMTYTFLENWDKSRKMLEEVLASGDLPSEDHAVATCLLADVLIHFGELDKARDLLESVSSSHPNPLAVEVKLDYLDKEILSHKTRPKPVIEEMNPEDLVARPDEEGRFYRKL, encoded by the coding sequence ATGCCCAAAGCTCTGAAACGCATCATATTGGCCGTGGGATTGAGCCTTACGCTCGCCGCCGGCTGCGGCGACGGAAAGGATGCCGCGTCCGTGAGGCTGGAAAAGGCCAGAAACGCCTACAACCAGGGCCTGTACCTGGAGGCCGAGGCCGACTACGAGCGCTTCCTGCAGGAGCATTCGCAGCACCCGGCCCGCTGGGAGGCCTGGGGCCGACTCTTGGATATAACCTTTTCCATAAAGAACGATCAGGAAAAGGGAGTTATCCTGCTGGAGGCCATGCTGCTGGAATACGGCGAGGACCAGGAAAAGGCCGCCTACGTGCTCCAGCGCATCGGCGATTTCTATGCGGAACAGAAACAATGGGACAAGGCCATCGAGAAGTGGGCCAAGGGCCGTCGGCTCTCGGGCCAGCAAGTGGACAGCCAATGGCCTTTCCTGCTGCGCATGGCCCGGGCCTACAGGGCCATGCACAACTACGACATGGCCCGCGAGACGCTGGCGTACGGCATGAAGGGTTTGAAGGACTCCAAGTCCGTGGCCGCCTGCAAGTATGATCTGGCCATGACCTACACCTTCCTGGAGAATTGGGACAAGTCGCGCAAGATGCTGGAAGAGGTCCTGGCCTCGGGCGATCTGCCGAGCGAGGATCATGCCGTGGCCACGTGCCTGCTTGCCGACGTGCTCATCCACTTCGGTGAGTTGGATAAGGCCAGGGATCTCCTGGAATCCGTGAGCAGCTCCCATCCCAATCCGCTGGCCGTGGAGGTCAAGCTGGATTACCTGGACAAGGAAATCCTTTCCCATAAAACGCGGCCCAAGCCCGTCATCGAGGAAATGAATCCCGAGGATCTGGTGGCCCGACCGGATGAGGAAGGAAGATTCTATAGGAAGCTGTAG
- the gyrA gene encoding DNA gyrase subunit A, producing MTTNNTVSIKSEIEKSYLEYSLSVIIGRAIPDVRDGLKPVHRRILYAMHELGNSYNRAYKKSARVVGDVIGKYHPHGDQSVYDALVRMAQDFSMRDLVVDGQGNFGSIDGDAAAAMRYTEVRMSRLASEFLADIEKETVDFRPNYDNSLQEPAVLPTKVPNLLLNGTSGIAVGMATNIPPHNLGELMDATLHLLDNPECTPRDLTAFVKGPDFPTAASCYGGRGLMDAYETGRGSIKIRGTVAVEEKKGGRESIVISEIPFALNKSSLVEKIAALINDKRIDGVSDLRDESDRKGIRIVLDLKKGAIPDIIINMLYKFTPLESSFGINMMAVVGSRPMLLNLKSILDYFLQHRREVILRRTRFDLDKAEKRAHILEGLLIALDNIDEVVRIIRSSATALEAKSRLMERFGLSDVQSQAILDMRLQRLVNLEQEKLREEFAELLKKIEYLKSILTNEEVLKGVIREELREVRRIFATPRKTVILEQDLDSIDIEDLIADEEVVLTLSRRGYIKRTTLDSYQQQKRGGKGISGVLTGDDDFVHTFCSTSNHQYLLLFTNRGRMHQLKVHQVPEGGRYAKGSHIANLLPLDKDEHVTTALTVREFAEHNYFMFVTKRGMIKKTSASLYANVRSSGVRAVNLRDDDELIMVREINGRDELILVTAEGTSIRFTSAEIRPIGRGATGVKGIALRGSDEVVAGVVVRPDEEAVDASGEDRRLVLTISEKGYGKRTPVNQYRGQSRGGKGIINMKVTPKTGRVVGAVVTYESKEEVILLTSGNKVIRLSSEDISVIGRATQGVRLVRMEEEDRVAAFDLIKDSLIVSDGACELE from the coding sequence ATGACCACGAACAACACAGTCAGCATTAAATCCGAGATCGAGAAATCGTATCTAGAGTACTCCCTCTCGGTCATCATCGGCCGCGCCATTCCAGACGTGCGCGACGGCCTCAAGCCCGTGCACAGGCGCATCCTGTACGCCATGCACGAGCTCGGAAACTCGTACAACCGCGCCTACAAGAAGTCCGCGCGCGTGGTCGGCGACGTCATCGGCAAGTACCATCCGCACGGCGACCAGTCGGTCTACGACGCCTTGGTGCGCATGGCCCAGGACTTCTCCATGCGAGACCTGGTCGTGGACGGCCAGGGCAACTTCGGCTCCATCGACGGCGACGCCGCGGCTGCCATGCGTTACACCGAAGTGCGCATGTCGCGGCTGGCCTCGGAATTTTTGGCCGACATCGAGAAGGAAACCGTCGATTTCCGGCCCAACTACGACAACTCCTTGCAGGAGCCCGCGGTCCTGCCCACCAAGGTGCCCAACCTGCTGCTCAACGGCACCAGCGGCATCGCGGTCGGCATGGCCACGAACATCCCGCCCCACAACCTGGGCGAGCTCATGGACGCCACGCTGCACCTGCTGGACAACCCGGAGTGCACCCCGCGCGACCTGACGGCCTTCGTCAAGGGCCCGGACTTCCCCACTGCCGCCTCCTGCTACGGCGGTCGCGGGCTCATGGACGCCTACGAGACCGGTCGCGGCTCCATCAAAATACGCGGCACCGTGGCCGTGGAGGAGAAGAAGGGCGGCCGCGAGTCCATCGTCATTAGCGAGATCCCCTTCGCGCTCAACAAGTCGAGCCTGGTGGAGAAGATCGCCGCGCTTATCAACGACAAGCGCATCGACGGGGTGTCCGACCTGCGCGACGAATCGGACCGCAAGGGCATCCGCATCGTCCTCGACCTCAAGAAGGGGGCGATTCCGGACATCATCATCAACATGCTCTACAAGTTCACGCCGCTGGAAAGCAGCTTCGGCATCAACATGATGGCCGTGGTCGGGTCCAGGCCCATGCTGCTGAACCTGAAGAGCATCCTGGATTACTTCCTGCAGCACAGGCGCGAGGTCATCCTTCGGCGCACGCGCTTCGACCTGGACAAGGCCGAGAAGCGCGCGCACATCTTGGAAGGCCTGCTCATCGCCCTGGACAACATCGACGAAGTGGTGCGTATCATCCGCTCGTCGGCCACTGCCCTGGAAGCCAAGTCCCGGCTCATGGAGCGCTTCGGCCTGTCCGACGTCCAGTCCCAGGCCATCCTGGACATGCGTCTGCAGCGCCTGGTGAACCTCGAGCAAGAGAAGTTGCGCGAGGAGTTCGCCGAACTGCTTAAGAAGATCGAGTACTTGAAGTCCATCCTGACCAACGAGGAAGTCCTCAAGGGCGTCATCCGCGAGGAGCTGCGCGAGGTGCGCAGGATCTTCGCCACGCCGCGCAAGACGGTCATCCTGGAGCAGGACCTGGACAGCATCGATATCGAGGACCTCATCGCCGACGAGGAAGTCGTGCTGACCCTGTCGCGGCGCGGGTACATCAAGCGCACGACCCTGGACAGCTACCAGCAGCAGAAGCGCGGCGGCAAGGGCATCTCGGGCGTGCTGACCGGCGACGACGATTTCGTGCACACCTTCTGCAGCACGAGCAACCACCAGTACCTCCTGCTGTTCACCAACCGGGGCCGCATGCACCAGCTCAAGGTGCACCAGGTGCCCGAGGGCGGCCGCTACGCCAAGGGTTCGCATATCGCCAACCTGCTGCCCCTGGACAAGGACGAGCATGTGACCACGGCGCTCACGGTGCGCGAGTTCGCCGAGCACAACTACTTCATGTTCGTGACCAAGCGCGGCATGATCAAGAAGACCAGCGCCTCGCTGTACGCCAACGTGCGCTCCTCGGGCGTGCGCGCCGTCAACCTGCGCGATGACGACGAGCTGATCATGGTGCGCGAGATCAACGGCCGCGACGAGCTCATCCTGGTCACGGCCGAGGGCACGTCCATCCGCTTCACCTCGGCCGAAATCCGGCCCATCGGCCGCGGCGCCACTGGCGTCAAGGGCATTGCCCTGCGCGGCAGCGACGAGGTTGTGGCGGGAGTGGTGGTGCGGCCCGACGAGGAAGCCGTGGACGCCTCCGGCGAAGACAGGAGACTGGTGCTGACCATCTCCGAGAAGGGCTACGGCAAGCGCACGCCCGTGAACCAGTACCGGGGTCAGTCGCGCGGCGGCAAGGGCATCATCAACATGAAGGTTACGCCCAAGACGGGCCGCGTCGTGGGCGCGGTGGTTACCTATGAAAGCAAGGAAGAGGTCATCCTGCTGACCTCGGGCAACAAGGTAATCCGCCTGAGTTCAGAGGATATCAGCGTCATCGGCCGGGCCACCCAGGGCGTGCGCCTGGTGCGCATGGAGGAGGAGGATCGCGTGGCGGCCTTCGATCTCATCAAGGACAGCCTTATTGTCTCGGACGGCGCGTGCGAACTCGAGTAA